The DNA segment CTTCGGCTCTGGCCACTTGAGCAAACGAAGCACTGCACGCGATAATACGACCTTCACGTGAAATCGCTATTGACGGGAAGCCGATCAATTGCACTAGATTTTCCGCTTCGCCATCTTTATTGACAAAGCCTGCTGCTCCCGCGCCACCACTGTCTGCCTCACCATGAATATAGCGAGTTAAAAGACTGTTGATATTTCCAATCAAAGCCTGAAGCGCAGGGAACTGAAAGTTCACTTCTGTGTTGTCTTTCTTTTCTCTCATCGCGGTATCTAATTGCGCGTTCAAAGTGACAATCGGATACTCAATAAGTTTGTACATGAAGAAATAAATCAACAGACCTATAAGAGAAGCGATCACAAGCGTCTGCATGAACAAACTAATTGCTCGTCCGTCATCAAAAGCCAAGCTTCCGATATCATAAAGCACGATGGCGTGCGCTTTCACTGCTTGTTCACCTGTGTTGGGATCAAAGAGCCCAATCGGGAAACTAGCTCCAATAGTTGAAGAATCCACTTCCACCGCTTGCGGGCGCATTTCGGTACGAGCTCTATGTACAAATGGCAAGTCCGGCGTCGTTCCCGCGCGAGTTGCCGGCGCCAGAATCATCCCGTCAGATTGTTGCACAATCAGAACCTGCTTCACACCGTCTTCGGCTTCCGCGGCGTTTGTGCTTAATGACGAATAGCTGTTTTGAATAAGAGCCGCCTGATTGATCGTCGCCAAAGTTCTTGCGATTGAAGCCGCGCGACGTTTACTTTCACTGATAATGCTGGCTCTTGTGATGGCCACCATCGGGATCATCGAAAGCAAGGTTGTCGAAAAAATGAATAATGCGACAAAGCCCAAAAGAACTAGTTTTAATTCCAGGAATTGTGGAAGTTTGTAAACTCCAGGCAAAGCCACACGATCTAAGTAATCGTTGACCTTATCCATCAAACCTTTAAATCCACCTTGTTGATACGCAGGCGCTGGCGCCGGAGCACCCGGTGCGGCGCCAGGCATGGCTCCCATCGGTTGCGGCATACCTTGAGGCATTCCATTCGGCATTCCCATTTGCTGCGGCATTTGCGGAGCCGCGCCTCCGCCGTAATAAGGCATCGGTGCCGGAACACCTTGTCCCTGTTGAGGGCGCGGTGTCTGCGGGCGAGCTTCAGGAGCTGGAATTACATCGACTAAAATATCATGTACGCCCAGCTTATCACCCAGTCTCATAATACCGTTTTGAATACGGATACCATTTAAATAAGTGCCGTTGCTGGATTTCAAATCTGTGATGACAATTTTTTCTTTAAAGACAGCGACTTCGGTATGTTCTTTAGAAACACCTGGAGACACCAACTTGATATCACATTGCGGAGCACGGCCAATGAGGTTTTTCCCCATCTTAAGCTCAATAATTTGTCCCGCCTGAGGGCCGGTTAAAATCCTAAGCGCCCACATAAAGTTGATCTCCCACGCTGACTTTCATTTTGCTGACCGAACCTGCTGACATTTCAATGACGGAACTGGCTCCCCATACAGGAAAAACCAAACGTCCCGGTCGCACATCTTCGTAGATTGCTTTGACCTTCAAGTTTTTATCTACGAACACACAATCAATAGAAAACTGCATAAAGAACGTGTGAATGCTATTGCATCTTAAAATCCACAATGCTTCTTCTTGAGGTAATGAAGCGCGACCCAAAAGGCCCTTGCCCCGACTCCAGAAAGTTTTTGCTACTTTCAGATCCGGAACTAAAGTTTGATTTGTCGTTTTGTTAATCAAAGCTGCCATCATCTTTATTTCCCGCCGTACATAAAGGACACGGCCACCGGTCCAAACACGATAATGAAGACCGCTGGTAAAATAAATAACATCAAAGGAATCAAAATAGTCTGCGATGCTTTCGCACCGGCTTTTTCAGCGCGAACGAATCTTTCTAGACGCATCTGCACCGACTGATCTTTCAAAACTTGAGAAATACTGGCACCCGTAGACTCGGCATCCACTAGAACCGCGACGAAGCTTGTAATCTCGTTCATATCCAAACGCTCGGCCATGTCTTTTAAGGCTTGGGTTTTGGAGGCACCGATTTTAATATCTTTCAAAACTGTTCCCAGTTCATCAGCAAGGACGCTGTCTGTACCTTGTGCCTTATCCACGATTTTTTGAATCGCCGAAAAGAAATCCAGACCGGCTTCAACGGACAACGCCAAAAGATCAATGAAGAAAGGAAGATCTGCGCGCACAGAAAGCTCACGGCGTTTCTTTTCACCTTTGGCGTGAATTTGCGGAAGATAGAAACCCATCAATCCCACACCAATCACCATAGGAACGGGCAATCCCAACTGCAAAGAGAAGTTCATGATCAAAAGGAAGATCGGGAACATCACGCCCCATAAAAGCTGCAAGCCAATGAACTCATCTTCGTTGATTTCTGCGGAAAGACCTGAGGTCTTAATGTATTTGCGAACCCGTTTGCGATAACCTTCACTGCGAATTCTTAAAGCGTGCTGCAAAGTGAATTGATGAACCAAAGGACGCGAAAAATTGATGATCGCGTTTTTAGATTTAACGGGTTCATCATTGTTGGCCCACGAAAGTTGTTGCTTGTCGGTGTTGCTTGCGAAAATGGAATTTACAAATAGGAACACCGCCACTCCCGCGAGTAGCAAGCCTAGAATCAGCATTAATTCTGCGCTTCCCATTTGTGCCTCTTTGTGTTCAAGTAAATCTCATGACACCACTTCAACTTGTCTTGGCATCAGAGTCTCCACGTCGTCGCGCACTTCTTAAAGAAGCTGGTTTTAACTTTGACGTGGTTCCATCTAAAGTATCGGAAATTCCTAACAAAAACCTGAATGTAAACGATCAGATTTTGGATATTGCTAGACGTAAAGCCAGAGCGGTGTACGAAGTTCTGAAGCCCGGTCGCACCGGCCCCTTCGTGATTTTAACGGCTGATACCGAAGTTATTTTCGGTGGGGCCCCACTCGGGAAGCCTTCAGATAAGGACGACGCCTACCGCATTTTAAAACTTTTGTCGGGGCATTTTCACGAGGTCATCACAGCCGTTTGCGTGATGAATAGCGAAACCGGCAAAGAGATTTCTCAAATTGAGACAACGCAGATTTACTTTAAAGAACTTACCGACAAAGAAATCTGGGATTACATAAATACCGGCGAGCCCATGGACAAAGCCGGAGCCTATGGCATTCAAGGGGGCGGTGGAAATTTCGTCCAAAAGATTGAAGGTCCTTTTGATAATGTTGTGGGCCTTCCCATGAAACTCGTGCGGACACTCCTCACTGAAATCGGTTTTATCCCTTCTTGATTGCCTGTGAAGGTTCGCTTCGCAAACAGTCCTGTAAATAGTGCTGTCCAATTTGTTTACACCTCTCTAATTTTAGTGTTTTTGAGAAAACTCTGATACCTTCGGTTCGATCACCCGAGGGGGCTTTTATGAACGTTCGATCATCTCTTCTGCTTGCTTCTGCCGCTTTGCTTTTTACGGCATGTACACAGAGCAAAACTTCTTCTTTAAATCTGGATAATAAAAATACATCGATTGTGAATGGGTCCGCAGCGTTGCCTCAGGATCCGGTGACAGCTTCCACGGTCGCCCTTATCGCTAAGTACGAAGGCAAGCCCTATTCTTTTTGTACAGGCACTTTAATTTCTGAAGATTTGGTTCTGACTGCGAACCACTGCCTGGAATACACAGAAAAACCCTCAGATGTTTGGATCTTTTTTGGAGCTGATCTTCCTAAAGAGTTTTCCGACACTCGCATTCTACAAGTCGAAAACTTTGAAAGACATTCTGGCTATGAAATGATCTTTGATGAAACAGGCTATCCAGTGACTGGTATCAATGACGTTGCCGTCATTCGTCTTCAAAAAAAGGCGCCAGCAGGAACGACTGTGGTCCCGGTTCTAGCTCCTGAAACAGTATTAAAAGACGGCCAATCTTTGCTTCTGGCTGGCTACGGTTTGATCGACGATGTGAAAGGTGTCCGAGCTGAGGGCCTTAACTTCACTCAAGTTCCTCTTGCTAAAGTGTGGGACACTATCTTAGTCACCGATCAATTGCGTTCCGGCGCTTGCAGTGGAGATTCTGGGGGCCCTGCTTATATTGAAAATAATAACGGACTTGTCGTTGTCGGCATTACGCGTGGACCTCATGACAAAGCTCCTGATTGCCACACTTACGGTGAGTACACTTACGCTTCAAAACACAAAGAATTCATTTTGGAAGCTGCAAAAAAGCTGGGTGCGCAAGAACCTCAATTTGTCGACCTGAAGTAAGTCTTCTGTTACAGTTCAGGGCATGGACTTAAAAACGCTTCACCAGCAAACAGCCCCTGCCCGCATCTTAGCTGTCTCTAAATTACAGCCCGAAGAAAAAATTCGCGCTCTTTATAGCGAAGGGCAGCGAATGTTTGGCGAAAACTACGTGCAAGAAGCCTTAGATAAAATCGAGCACTTGCAAGACCTTTCCGATATTCAATGGCACTTAATCGGCCACCTACAAAAAAATAAAGCGAAATACGTTGCCGGAAAGTTTGCGCTGATCCATTCGATAGATTCACTGGAACTCGCCCAGGTCTTAAGCCGTCAGTGCGAAAATAAAAACGTTCAGCAAAACATTTTGATTCAGGTCAATGTCGCTCAGGAAGAAACAAAGGGCGGTTTTGACAAAGATAGTCTGAAAAAACACTGGAACGAGCTCACCCACCTGCCATGCCTAAAAATTAATGGCTTTATGACCATGCCACCATTAACCGAAAACCCCGAGGAAGTACGTCCTTACTTTCAGGAGCTTCGCAAGCTTAAGGAGGAACTGAAGAGTCAGACAGATCTGAATCTTCACCCTCTCAATGAGCTGTCAATGGGCACGAGTCACGATTACGGCGTCGCCGTCGAAGAAGGAGCGACAATCCTGCGTCTTGGGACTATTTTGTTTGGCGAACGCCCCATCAAAAGGTAGGATTATTTTAGTCGCAGATAATACAGGCTGCGTTCTGGAGTAACATGAACCCACTGTTGAAAACGCAAAAAGTAGGATTTCTGGGTGCAGGGAACATGGCTCAGGCCATGATTAAGGGTCTCGTTGAAGGCGGAGTTCCAGCAAAGAACATTTACGCTTCCAACCGCACTCCCGGTAAGCTTCAAAAACTCGAAGAACAATTTAAAATCAACCCGGTGTCCAGCAACGACGAACTGATCGATCGTTGTGACATTATTATTCTAGCGGTGAAGCCTCAAGACTTGCTCAATGCTCTTGAGCCTGTCACGCGTGCTTTTGATGAACACAAAATCGTCATCAGCGTGGCGGCAGGCATTCGCATGGAAAAGTTAGAACGCTTCATTCAAGGTGCTCGCTTGGCTCGAGTCATGCCGAACACGCCGTCTTTAATTGGCCGTGGTGTTATCGGCTATCTTCTAAATGATGACGACGATAACGCTCTTGAAAGCACCGTCGAAGATCTTTTCGCGCCTTTGGGTCGCGTAATCAAAGTGGGCGACGAAGATCAGTTCGAAGCGTTGATGATTTCTTGTTCTAGTGGCACCGGCTTTGTCTTTGAAATGATGATGTACTGGC comes from the Bdellovibrio bacteriovorus genome and includes:
- a CDS encoding FHA domain-containing protein, giving the protein MWALRILTGPQAGQIIELKMGKNLIGRAPQCDIKLVSPGVSKEHTEVAVFKEKIVITDLKSSNGTYLNGIRIQNGIMRLGDKLGVHDILVDVIPAPEARPQTPRPQQGQGVPAPMPYYGGGAAPQMPQQMGMPNGMPQGMPQPMGAMPGAAPGAPAPAPAYQQGGFKGLMDKVNDYLDRVALPGVYKLPQFLELKLVLLGFVALFIFSTTLLSMIPMVAITRASIISESKRRAASIARTLATINQAALIQNSYSSLSTNAAEAEDGVKQVLIVQQSDGMILAPATRAGTTPDLPFVHRARTEMRPQAVEVDSSTIGASFPIGLFDPNTGEQAVKAHAIVLYDIGSLAFDDGRAISLFMQTLVIASLIGLLIYFFMYKLIEYPIVTLNAQLDTAMREKKDNTEVNFQFPALQALIGNINSLLTRYIHGEADSGGAGAAGFVNKDGEAENLVQLIGFPSIAISREGRIIACSASFAQVARAEVAQLQGHMFNTIPDAALQQNLDGLLARTRENPRAIHTDQLEFSGHLCILSCQAMCSSGQEIDYYIVTVSPTEGSS
- a CDS encoding DUF192 domain-containing protein, yielding MMAALINKTTNQTLVPDLKVAKTFWSRGKGLLGRASLPQEEALWILRCNSIHTFFMQFSIDCVFVDKNLKVKAIYEDVRPGRLVFPVWGASSVIEMSAGSVSKMKVSVGDQLYVGA
- a CDS encoding S1 family peptidase, yielding MNVRSSLLLASAALLFTACTQSKTSSLNLDNKNTSIVNGSAALPQDPVTASTVALIAKYEGKPYSFCTGTLISEDLVLTANHCLEYTEKPSDVWIFFGADLPKEFSDTRILQVENFERHSGYEMIFDETGYPVTGINDVAVIRLQKKAPAGTTVVPVLAPETVLKDGQSLLLAGYGLIDDVKGVRAEGLNFTQVPLAKVWDTILVTDQLRSGACSGDSGGPAYIENNNGLVVVGITRGPHDKAPDCHTYGEYTYASKHKEFILEAAKKLGAQEPQFVDLK
- a CDS encoding type II secretion system F family protein — its product is MGSAELMLILGLLLAGVAVFLFVNSIFASNTDKQQLSWANNDEPVKSKNAIINFSRPLVHQFTLQHALRIRSEGYRKRVRKYIKTSGLSAEINEDEFIGLQLLWGVMFPIFLLIMNFSLQLGLPVPMVIGVGLMGFYLPQIHAKGEKKRRELSVRADLPFFIDLLALSVEAGLDFFSAIQKIVDKAQGTDSVLADELGTVLKDIKIGASKTQALKDMAERLDMNEITSFVAVLVDAESTGASISQVLKDQSVQMRLERFVRAEKAGAKASQTILIPLMLFILPAVFIIVFGPVAVSFMYGGK
- a CDS encoding Maf family protein, with product MTPLQLVLASESPRRRALLKEAGFNFDVVPSKVSEIPNKNLNVNDQILDIARRKARAVYEVLKPGRTGPFVILTADTEVIFGGAPLGKPSDKDDAYRILKLLSGHFHEVITAVCVMNSETGKEISQIETTQIYFKELTDKEIWDYINTGEPMDKAGAYGIQGGGGNFVQKIEGPFDNVVGLPMKLVRTLLTEIGFIPS
- a CDS encoding YggS family pyridoxal phosphate-dependent enzyme, with product MDLKTLHQQTAPARILAVSKLQPEEKIRALYSEGQRMFGENYVQEALDKIEHLQDLSDIQWHLIGHLQKNKAKYVAGKFALIHSIDSLELAQVLSRQCENKNVQQNILIQVNVAQEETKGGFDKDSLKKHWNELTHLPCLKINGFMTMPPLTENPEEVRPYFQELRKLKEELKSQTDLNLHPLNELSMGTSHDYGVAVEEGATILRLGTILFGERPIKR
- a CDS encoding pyrroline-5-carboxylate reductase family protein, translating into MNPLLKTQKVGFLGAGNMAQAMIKGLVEGGVPAKNIYASNRTPGKLQKLEEQFKINPVSSNDELIDRCDIIILAVKPQDLLNALEPVTRAFDEHKIVISVAAGIRMEKLERFIQGARLARVMPNTPSLIGRGVIGYLLNDDDDNALESTVEDLFAPLGRVIKVGDEDQFEALMISCSSGTGFVFEMMMYWQDWIEEHGFSNEEARLMTIETFVGASLLAAQAREGVEDLQARVTSKKGVTAAGLQSMRELEIERALRISFEKAAMRNKEMAREIK